The Sandaracinus amylolyticus genomic interval CTTCTCGGCGATCATCACCAGGCACGTGCTCGGCGAAGGCGCCGCGACGTACGCCGCGAGCGCGTCGAGCTCCGCGGCCGGCACGTCCTCGGCGTCGCGGATCAGCACGTAGCGCGCCTTCGCCATCATCGGCAGCGTCTTCGCCGTGCCGACGACGCGCGACGCGACGACCTGCGCGCCGTGGAAGAGATCGTCGTTGAAGCCGCTCGGCCCGTCTCCGACGACCGCCTTCTTGAGCAGCTTCGCCGCGCGCTCTGCGAGGAAGCGCTCGGAGCCGACGAGCAGGACGATCGGCTGCCACTTCCCCGCGCGTGCGTCGCCGAGGAGGCTCTGGATGTCTCGCTCTTCGCTCATGACGTCGGGGCTCCGGAAACGACGACGGACGCCGTGGGGCGTCCGTCACGAGAGGCGAGATCGCCGGGGCTCACTCCCTGACGCGCGTGTCTTCGACGCTGAAGTCGACCTGACCCGAGCGGCGCGGCTCCTCACCACGCGTCTCGAAGCGCGTGTTGCCCACCTCGGCGCGTCGCACCGTGATCACGAGCTCGTAGCGCTTGTTGGGCTGGAAGCGCGGGCGCTGCAGATTCAGGCGCTGCACGTACGTCCGCTGATCGCGGCCGTTGAGGTAGATCGCCATGTCGTCGACGAAGTTCCGCGCGCCGTCCGTCACGTTGTAGAAGAGCGCGTGGTACTCGAGGTCGCCCGGCGGTGCGTTGAACTGCACGACCATGTTCGCGAGCCAGTGGCGCTGCTCGATCTCGGCCTCGCTGCTCTCGTTCATCGCGCGCGCCTGGTGACCGCGCGCGAACCCGACGAGCGCCTTCTCGGTCAGGCCGCGCGGGATCGCGGCCTGGGTGACGTACACCGTCGCGCGCAGGCGCTGCGCCTCCGCGTGCGGGACCGCGCTGCTCGGCAGCACCGCGCCCGCGAGCGCGAACGTGACCGCCGACAGTGATGCGAGCGCGAAAAGGGCGTAGGCGCGCGGCTTCCGAGACGTCATCGAGGGCTCCTTCTCGTCACGGCCCGCGAGGCTAGCAGACGCGTGCATCGCCAGTCATCCGCGGCGGCGTGAGGCTCCCGACGGCAGCGAGCAGCGCGCGATTCACGCCGACACCGACGCACTCGCGCGCATCCGCGAGGTGCGCGCCTGACGAAAACTGGACGGGCGCGCAGCGTCCATGCGATCCGCGGTCCCACACGGAGGAACCGCCGGATGACGCACGCGGGAGCGCTCGAAGGACTCATCGGCGTGGCGCGGCGCACGGCGCGCGCGCGACAGCAGCCGGCCAGCACGGCGCACGTGCTGCTCACGATCCTGCAGAACGATCCCGAGTCCCAGCGGGTGCTCTCGGCGCATCACGTCCGCGAGCAGGATCTCGTGTCGGCGCTGAAGGTCGCGGACGACGAGCCGGGGAGCGCGCTCGAGGTCGCGATCGAGCGCGCGGCGGCGCTCGCGGCGCGCACCCATGCGGCGCACGTGCGTCCGCTGCACCTCCTTCTCGCGATGCTTCGCGAGCCGCGCTCGATGGCGTATCGATGCCTCGAGCACACGGGCGCGAACACCGCGCGGGTGCGCGAGAGCGTCGAGGACGCGCTCGTCGCGACGATCGCTCCGATCGCTCCGATCGCGCCGAGCGAGCCCTCGCGCCCGGCGCGCCGCGTCGAAGCGCCGCGCGCCGAGATCGTGCGTGCCGATGCGACGAGCCGTGCCGACGAGGACGTGCGTCCGGCGCGACCGCGCCCGGCGCCGATCGTTCCGCCGGTGCCGCGCACGCGCGCGTCGGTCGCGCCTCCCTCGAGCAGCACGGCACGGCCCGCCAACCGACGTGTCGGGCCGCGCGCGACCACGCCGCCCGAGGCGCCGCGCGCGATCGCGAACGAGCCCGCCGCGAACACCTCGCCGCACGAGCTCGATCGGGAGCGCTTCCCGATCCTCTCGGCGATCGGTCGCAACCTCACAGCCCTCGCCGCGTCCGGCGCGATCGATCCGGTCTTCGGTCGCGAGAAGGAGATCGACGCACTGCTCGACGTGCTCGGGCGTCGTCGCGCGAACAACCCGCTGCTCATCGGGCCGCCGGGTGTGGGCAAGACGGCGATCGTGGAGGGGCTCGCGCTCGCCATGGCGAGGCCGGGCGCGCCGCTGCCGGGCCTCGAGGGCAAGGTGCTGATCGAGATCAGCGCGGGGTCGCTGGTCTCGGGCACCGGCGTGCGCGGCGCGCTCGCCGACAAGCTGCGCAAGCTGCGCGAAGAGGTCGCGAAGAGCGAAGGGCGCGTCCTGCTCTTCCTCGACGAGATCCACGCGATCGCCGGCGGCGAAGGTCCCGACGATCTCGCGAGCGAGCTGAAGAGCGCGCTCGCGCGCGGCGAGCTGCCTTGCATCGGCGCGACCACCGACGCCGAGCACAAGAAGCACCTCGAGCGCGACCCCGCGCTCGCGCGTCGCTTCACGCGCATCGACGTCGACGCGCCCGATCCCGAGGCCGCGATCCGCATCCTGCGCGACCTCGCGCCGCGCTACGAGATCCACCACGCGGTCGCGTACGACCCCGCGGCGATCCGCGCGGCGGTCGAGCTCTCGGTGCGCTTCCTCCCCGAGCGACACCTGCCGGACAAGGCGCTCGGCGCGCTCGATCTCGCGGCGGCGCGCGTGCGCCGTGCCGGTGGGTCGATCGTCGACGTCGAGGCGGTCGCGAAGGTGATCGCGGACGAGGCGCACGTGCCGCTCGAGCGCTTGCTGGTGCGCGATGCGGATCGACTGCTCGCGCTCGAGTCGCACCTCGCGTCGCGCGTCGTCGGTCAGCGCGGGCCGCTCGCGCGTGTCGCGGACGCGCTGCGCAAGGGCGCCGCGGGGTTCCGCGGTCGGCGTCCGCTCGGCACGTTCCTGCTGCTCGGCCCGACCGGCGTCGGCAAGACCGAGACCGCGAAGGCGATCGCGGAGCTGATGTTCGGGTCCGGCGGGATGTCGCGCTTCGACATGAGCGAGTACGGCGAGCCGCACAGCGTCGCGCGTCTCTTCGGCGCGCCGCCGGGCTACGTCGGGCACGACGAGGGAGGACAGCTCACGGAGAGCGTGCGCCGTCGTCCGTACCAGCTCGTGCTGCTCGACGAGATCGAGAAGGCGCACCCGGACGTGCTGCTCGCGCTGCTGCCGCTGCTCGACGAAGGACGTCTCACCGACGGACGCGGGCGCACCTTCGACTTCACGAACACCGTGATCGTGATGACGTCGAACCTCGGCGCGTCGGAGAGCGCGAGCAGCGCGCCGCGCGCGATCGGGTTCGGCGGTGGCGAGGCGAGGACCACCTCGAGCGCGGCGGATCGCGCGATGGGCGCCGCGCGTCGCGCGATGCCGCCCGAGCTGTGGAACCGCATCGACGAGCCGCTCTTCTTCGCGCCGCTCGGGCAGGACGACGTCGCGGAGATCGCGCACCGCATGCTGCGCGGCGTGATCGACGTCATGCGCAACGAGCACGCGATCGAGCTCGTGATCGACGAGAGCGCGATCGCTGCGCTGGTCGCGGGTGGCGGCTTCGACCCCGCGCTCGGTGCGCGTCCGATGCGGCGCACGGTGGGACGCCTCGTGGAAGCGCCGCTCGCGTCGCTGGTGCTCTCGGGCGGCGTGCGGCGCGGGGATCGCATCGTGGCGCGCGGCGCGGGCGGGCTGGTGCGCTTCGATCGCGTCGAGCCCGAGGACGTCGCCGCCGAGTGAGGCTCGCGCATGTGCAGACGTCTGGACGCGCGTGCGCAGACGTCTGGACGTGGAGCATGCGGGAGGCGTGCGTGATCGCGCCGCGGCGGTAGTCTCCGCCGCCCGACCATGCACGAGCTCGACGAGACCTGTCTCGACACGCCGGCGGCGCTGCTGCTCGACGGCGCGAACGGGGCGTGCGGCGAGGCCCGGCTCGGGGCCGGCACGGGCCACGTCGCGCACGTCGCGCTCGTGCTCGTCGTCGCGATCGGGATCGCGGCGTGGCTCGTCACGCGTCGGGTCTCGAGCGCGGCCCGCCGCGCGGGTGTGGTCGCGATCGCGCTGATCGGCGCGATGCCCGGCGCGTACGCGCTGCTCGCGCTGCGCGGAGATCGGCCGACCTCGGTGCGCGACACCGCGCGCGCCTCGACGGCGCTGCACGATCGGATGCGCGCGTTCGCGCTGCGTCACGGCTGCGCGCACGTGGAGGACGATGCGTGCGACGAGTGCTTGCCCGCGGTGCGGCTCGCGCTCGCGGGGCTGCGCTGCGATGCGCCCGCCACGATCGTGCTGCGCGCGGGCGCGCTCGACGCGCGCTGCGAGGAGCAGGGCGATCGGCTCGTGTGTGGGCCGTCGCGATGATCGTCCCGCTGTGGGTCTCGATCCCCGCGCTCCTCGGCGCGGCCGCGCTGGGATGGGCGATCGATCGCGCGCTGCGATGGGAGCTCGATCGTGCAGGCGCGCTCGGGTGGGCGATCCGGATCGCGACCGGCGCGAGCTTGGTCCTCGCCGCGATCGTGCATCCGCTGA includes:
- a CDS encoding AAA family ATPase, encoding MTHAGALEGLIGVARRTARARQQPASTAHVLLTILQNDPESQRVLSAHHVREQDLVSALKVADDEPGSALEVAIERAAALAARTHAAHVRPLHLLLAMLREPRSMAYRCLEHTGANTARVRESVEDALVATIAPIAPIAPSEPSRPARRVEAPRAEIVRADATSRADEDVRPARPRPAPIVPPVPRTRASVAPPSSSTARPANRRVGPRATTPPEAPRAIANEPAANTSPHELDRERFPILSAIGRNLTALAASGAIDPVFGREKEIDALLDVLGRRRANNPLLIGPPGVGKTAIVEGLALAMARPGAPLPGLEGKVLIEISAGSLVSGTGVRGALADKLRKLREEVAKSEGRVLLFLDEIHAIAGGEGPDDLASELKSALARGELPCIGATTDAEHKKHLERDPALARRFTRIDVDAPDPEAAIRILRDLAPRYEIHHAVAYDPAAIRAAVELSVRFLPERHLPDKALGALDLAAARVRRAGGSIVDVEAVAKVIADEAHVPLERLLVRDADRLLALESHLASRVVGQRGPLARVADALRKGAAGFRGRRPLGTFLLLGPTGVGKTETAKAIAELMFGSGGMSRFDMSEYGEPHSVARLFGAPPGYVGHDEGGQLTESVRRRPYQLVLLDEIEKAHPDVLLALLPLLDEGRLTDGRGRTFDFTNTVIVMTSNLGASESASSAPRAIGFGGGEARTTSSAADRAMGAARRAMPPELWNRIDEPLFFAPLGQDDVAEIAHRMLRGVIDVMRNEHAIELVIDESAIAALVAGGGFDPALGARPMRRTVGRLVEAPLASLVLSGGVRRGDRIVARGAGGLVRFDRVEPEDVAAE